The following proteins come from a genomic window of Lolium rigidum isolate FL_2022 chromosome 5, APGP_CSIRO_Lrig_0.1, whole genome shotgun sequence:
- the LOC124654127 gene encoding uncharacterized protein LOC124654127 isoform X1, with product MPPVLYVGAGRAMRSPCLDGWGLLLPEVVGRRCLKEEQGRQPEHEHYRNNKFLVPKSLLQVGQPPEATWELEQWLFQANTKWHEVHETRLNTSMRFRSICRVFYWFFRFHLVCVAVKIQDFRDSKRNYFLLHTSTTPAGSTSFVPTWSRFCCKYEHKLDRFYFLH from the exons ATGCCGCCTGTGCTCTATGTAGGAGCAGGTAGGGCCATGAGGAGCCCGTGCCTGGATGGGTGGGGGCTTCTGTTACCCGAGGTCGTCGGCAGGCG GTGTTTGAAGGAGGAACAGGGCCGACAACCAGAACATGAGCACTACCGGAACAACAAG TTCTTGGTCCCCAAATCTCTTTTGCAAGTTGGGCAGCCACCAGAAGCGACCTGGGAGTTGGAACAGTGGTTGTTTCAAGCAAACAC AAAATGGCACGAGGTTCATGAAACCAGGCTCAACACCAGCATGAGGTTCAGGTCCATCTGTCGAGTCTTCTACTGGTTCTTCAG GTTCCATCTTGTTTGTGTTGCTGTAAAGATTCAAGATTTTCGAGATTCGAAAAGAAATTACTTCCTGCTGCATACAAGTACAACACCAGCAGGTTCTACTTCCTTTGTTCCTACGTGGAGCAGATTTTGTTGCAAATATGAACACAAACTGGACAGGTTCTACTTCCTTCATTAG
- the LOC124654127 gene encoding uncharacterized protein LOC124654127 isoform X4 — MGGGFCYPRCLKEEQGRQPEHEHYRNNKFLVPKSLLQVGQPPEATWELEQWLFQANTKWHEVHETRLNTSMRFRSICRVFYWFFRFHLVCVAVKIQDFRDSKRNYFLLHTSTTPAGSTSFVPTWSRFCCKYEHKLDRFYFLH, encoded by the exons ATGGGTGGGGGCTTCTGTTACCCGAG GTGTTTGAAGGAGGAACAGGGCCGACAACCAGAACATGAGCACTACCGGAACAACAAG TTCTTGGTCCCCAAATCTCTTTTGCAAGTTGGGCAGCCACCAGAAGCGACCTGGGAGTTGGAACAGTGGTTGTTTCAAGCAAACAC AAAATGGCACGAGGTTCATGAAACCAGGCTCAACACCAGCATGAGGTTCAGGTCCATCTGTCGAGTCTTCTACTGGTTCTTCAG GTTCCATCTTGTTTGTGTTGCTGTAAAGATTCAAGATTTTCGAGATTCGAAAAGAAATTACTTCCTGCTGCATACAAGTACAACACCAGCAGGTTCTACTTCCTTTGTTCCTACGTGGAGCAGATTTTGTTGCAAATATGAACACAAACTGGACAGGTTCTACTTCCTTCATTAG
- the LOC124654127 gene encoding uncharacterized protein LOC124654127 isoform X5: protein MGFPLCPQQHRCLKEEQGRQPEHEHYRNNKPPEATWELEQWLFQANTKWHEVHETRLNTSMRFRSICRVFYWFFRFHLVCVAVKIQDFRDSKRNYFLLHTSTTPAGSTSFVPTWSRFCCKYEHKLDRFYFLH, encoded by the exons ATGGGGTTTCCTCTGTGCCCCCAACAACACAG GTGTTTGAAGGAGGAACAGGGCCGACAACCAGAACATGAGCACTACCGGAACAACAAG CCACCAGAAGCGACCTGGGAGTTGGAACAGTGGTTGTTTCAAGCAAACAC AAAATGGCACGAGGTTCATGAAACCAGGCTCAACACCAGCATGAGGTTCAGGTCCATCTGTCGAGTCTTCTACTGGTTCTTCAG GTTCCATCTTGTTTGTGTTGCTGTAAAGATTCAAGATTTTCGAGATTCGAAAAGAAATTACTTCCTGCTGCATACAAGTACAACACCAGCAGGTTCTACTTCCTTTGTTCCTACGTGGAGCAGATTTTGTTGCAAATATGAACACAAACTGGACAGGTTCTACTTCCTTCATTAG
- the LOC124654127 gene encoding uncharacterized protein LOC124654127 isoform X3, whose translation MGFPLCPQQHRCLKEEQGRQPEHEHYRNNKFLVPKSLLQVGQPPEATWELEQWLFQANTKWHEVHETRLNTSMRFRSICRVFYWFFRFHLVCVAVKIQDFRDSKRNYFLLHTSTTPAGSTSFVPTWSRFCCKYEHKLDRFYFLH comes from the exons ATGGGGTTTCCTCTGTGCCCCCAACAACACAG GTGTTTGAAGGAGGAACAGGGCCGACAACCAGAACATGAGCACTACCGGAACAACAAG TTCTTGGTCCCCAAATCTCTTTTGCAAGTTGGGCAGCCACCAGAAGCGACCTGGGAGTTGGAACAGTGGTTGTTTCAAGCAAACAC AAAATGGCACGAGGTTCATGAAACCAGGCTCAACACCAGCATGAGGTTCAGGTCCATCTGTCGAGTCTTCTACTGGTTCTTCAG GTTCCATCTTGTTTGTGTTGCTGTAAAGATTCAAGATTTTCGAGATTCGAAAAGAAATTACTTCCTGCTGCATACAAGTACAACACCAGCAGGTTCTACTTCCTTTGTTCCTACGTGGAGCAGATTTTGTTGCAAATATGAACACAAACTGGACAGGTTCTACTTCCTTCATTAG
- the LOC124654127 gene encoding uncharacterized protein LOC124654127 isoform X2, which yields MPPVLYVGAGRAMRSPCLDGWGLLLPEVVGRRCLKEEQGRQPEHEHYRNNKPPEATWELEQWLFQANTKWHEVHETRLNTSMRFRSICRVFYWFFRFHLVCVAVKIQDFRDSKRNYFLLHTSTTPAGSTSFVPTWSRFCCKYEHKLDRFYFLH from the exons ATGCCGCCTGTGCTCTATGTAGGAGCAGGTAGGGCCATGAGGAGCCCGTGCCTGGATGGGTGGGGGCTTCTGTTACCCGAGGTCGTCGGCAGGCG GTGTTTGAAGGAGGAACAGGGCCGACAACCAGAACATGAGCACTACCGGAACAACAAG CCACCAGAAGCGACCTGGGAGTTGGAACAGTGGTTGTTTCAAGCAAACAC AAAATGGCACGAGGTTCATGAAACCAGGCTCAACACCAGCATGAGGTTCAGGTCCATCTGTCGAGTCTTCTACTGGTTCTTCAG GTTCCATCTTGTTTGTGTTGCTGTAAAGATTCAAGATTTTCGAGATTCGAAAAGAAATTACTTCCTGCTGCATACAAGTACAACACCAGCAGGTTCTACTTCCTTTGTTCCTACGTGGAGCAGATTTTGTTGCAAATATGAACACAAACTGGACAGGTTCTACTTCCTTCATTAG
- the LOC124654127 gene encoding uncharacterized protein LOC124654127 isoform X6, which produces MGGGFCYPRCLKEEQGRQPEHEHYRNNKPPEATWELEQWLFQANTKWHEVHETRLNTSMRFRSICRVFYWFFRFHLVCVAVKIQDFRDSKRNYFLLHTSTTPAGSTSFVPTWSRFCCKYEHKLDRFYFLH; this is translated from the exons ATGGGTGGGGGCTTCTGTTACCCGAG GTGTTTGAAGGAGGAACAGGGCCGACAACCAGAACATGAGCACTACCGGAACAACAAG CCACCAGAAGCGACCTGGGAGTTGGAACAGTGGTTGTTTCAAGCAAACAC AAAATGGCACGAGGTTCATGAAACCAGGCTCAACACCAGCATGAGGTTCAGGTCCATCTGTCGAGTCTTCTACTGGTTCTTCAG GTTCCATCTTGTTTGTGTTGCTGTAAAGATTCAAGATTTTCGAGATTCGAAAAGAAATTACTTCCTGCTGCATACAAGTACAACACCAGCAGGTTCTACTTCCTTTGTTCCTACGTGGAGCAGATTTTGTTGCAAATATGAACACAAACTGGACAGGTTCTACTTCCTTCATTAG